The following are from one region of the Flavimobilis soli genome:
- a CDS encoding riboflavin synthase yields MFTGIVEEVGEVVAVEDLGTDSRLVLRGPVVVPGTVHGASIAVDGVCLTVTTTDEPAGTFAADVMPETLRLTTLGDLRPGSRVNLERAARAGGRLDGHIVQGHVDGVGHLVSRTPGPRWDDLVLAAPADLLRYVATKGSVAVNGTSLTVTHVSDESFGVSLIPTTLEATNLGALEPGDRVNLEVDVIAKYVERLLEARS; encoded by the coding sequence ATGTTCACCGGAATCGTCGAGGAGGTCGGCGAGGTCGTCGCCGTCGAGGACCTCGGCACGGACTCGCGGCTCGTCCTGCGCGGCCCCGTCGTCGTCCCCGGCACCGTGCACGGCGCGTCGATCGCGGTCGACGGCGTCTGCCTCACCGTCACGACGACCGACGAGCCCGCCGGGACGTTCGCGGCCGACGTCATGCCCGAGACGCTGCGACTGACGACGCTCGGCGACCTGCGGCCCGGTTCCCGGGTGAACCTGGAGCGCGCCGCCCGCGCCGGCGGGCGCCTCGACGGGCACATCGTCCAGGGTCACGTCGACGGAGTCGGCCACCTCGTCTCCCGCACGCCCGGACCGCGCTGGGACGACCTCGTCCTCGCCGCACCTGCCGACCTCCTGCGGTACGTGGCGACGAAGGGCTCGGTCGCCGTCAACGGCACGTCGCTCACGGTCACGCACGTGTCCGACGAGAGCTTCGGCGTCTCGCTCATCCCCACGACGCTCGAGGCGACCAACCTCGGCGCACTGGAACCCGGGGACCGCGTGAACCTCGAGGTCGACGTGATCGCCAAGTACGTCGAACGACTGCTGGAGGCCCGCTCATGA
- the ribD gene encoding bifunctional diaminohydroxyphosphoribosylaminopyrimidine deaminase/5-amino-6-(5-phosphoribosylamino)uracil reductase RibD, protein MSTLDTDAGTAPSAVTLVDAANVALRLAALGPAHGPNPRVGCVLLAPRVDGAPSDAPRAVLGTGYHRGSGTAHAEVDAIAAARRRGHDTRGATAVVTLEPCNHTGRTGPCAEALIAAGVAEVVHLVPDPNPAAAGGAERLRAAGVQVPGPLEDGAGPGHDLLRVWLHAVTTGRPFVTLKTATSLDGRVAAIDGTSRWITSAQSRAHAHRVRRTVDAIAVGTATVLADDPTLTARTPGDADPDGHQPVRVVVGHRDVPSRARLRTAPGGPLVHVRTHDVRVVLAELAAREVRHLLVEGGPTLAAAFLRAGLVDEVHAYVAPVLLGAGPSALADLGVTTIDAALRLETLSTQPLGPDVLVVARPQPVRSTHPQEA, encoded by the coding sequence ATGAGCACCCTGGACACCGACGCGGGCACAGCGCCGTCTGCCGTGACGCTCGTCGACGCCGCGAACGTCGCCCTGCGCCTCGCCGCGCTCGGACCAGCGCACGGGCCCAACCCTCGCGTCGGTTGCGTCCTGCTCGCGCCGCGCGTGGACGGAGCACCGTCAGACGCCCCCCGCGCGGTCCTCGGGACGGGATACCACCGCGGCTCCGGCACGGCCCACGCCGAGGTCGACGCGATCGCCGCCGCCCGCCGCCGCGGCCACGACACCCGGGGTGCCACCGCGGTCGTCACCCTCGAGCCGTGCAACCACACGGGCCGGACCGGCCCGTGCGCCGAGGCCCTGATCGCCGCGGGCGTCGCCGAGGTCGTCCACCTCGTCCCGGACCCGAACCCGGCCGCCGCCGGGGGAGCAGAGCGCCTGCGTGCCGCTGGCGTCCAGGTCCCCGGGCCGCTCGAGGACGGCGCAGGCCCGGGGCACGACCTGCTGCGGGTCTGGCTGCACGCGGTCACGACCGGGCGCCCCTTCGTGACGCTCAAGACCGCGACGAGCCTCGACGGTCGCGTCGCCGCGATCGACGGCACGAGCCGCTGGATCACCTCGGCGCAGAGCCGCGCGCACGCGCACAGGGTGCGCCGCACCGTCGACGCGATCGCCGTCGGCACGGCGACCGTCCTCGCGGACGACCCGACGCTCACCGCGCGCACGCCCGGCGACGCGGACCCGGACGGGCATCAGCCGGTCAGGGTCGTCGTCGGTCACCGGGACGTGCCGTCGCGTGCCCGGCTGCGCACCGCACCCGGCGGCCCGCTCGTGCACGTGCGGACCCACGACGTGCGCGTCGTACTCGCTGAGCTCGCCGCGCGCGAGGTCCGGCACCTGCTCGTCGAGGGTGGGCCCACGCTCGCGGCCGCGTTCCTGCGCGCTGGCCTCGTCGACGAGGTGCACGCCTACGTCGCTCCCGTCCTGCTCGGCGCAGGTCCGTCCGCTCTCGCCGACCTCGGTGTCACGACGATTGACGCGGCCCTGCGCCTCGAGACGCTCAGCACACAGCCCCTCGGGCCCGACGTCCTCGTCGTCGCCCGCCCCCAGCCCGTCCGCTCCACGCACCCCCAGGAGGCCTGA
- a CDS encoding RsmB/NOP family class I SAM-dependent RNA methyltransferase, with translation MSTAGPPDDGGRRRNARGHERGAVRRPEQRGALAPSQRRRGSDPAREVAYEVLREVAEADAYANLVLPPALRRARLKGRDAAFATELTYGTLRLRGRYDAVLAKCLTRPLDQVDPPVLDVLRLGVHQVLGMRVPAHAAVSETVGLARAHVGTGSAQLVNAVLRKVAATPAEEWWQRLAAEESDDVARAALLGSHPVWVARALRDSLAGNGREASELEALLEADNDSPRVTLVARPGLLDVAQLREEALEALGGDDGALVAGRFASTAAVLPGSDPSSIPAVRAGAAGVQDEGSQLVTLAFASVPVEGPDERWLDMCAGPGGKAALLAALAGEQGARLVANEVAPHRARLVEGALAAVPADAVEDVVVGDGRRFGEEQPGAFDRVLLDAPCTGLGALRRRPESRWRREPSDVPALAALQRELLRSALGTVRVGGVVGYVTCSPHLAETRVVVDDVLRERDDVERVDAAAAVREVSVSPIDVGDRSDVQLWPHVHGTDAMHLTLLRRTR, from the coding sequence CGAGGTGCTCCGCGAGGTGGCCGAGGCGGACGCGTACGCGAACCTCGTCCTGCCGCCCGCGCTGCGCCGCGCGCGGCTCAAGGGGCGCGACGCTGCGTTCGCGACCGAGCTGACCTACGGCACCCTGCGCCTGCGCGGGCGCTACGACGCCGTGCTCGCGAAGTGCCTCACCAGGCCGCTCGACCAGGTCGACCCTCCCGTGCTCGACGTGCTGCGCCTCGGCGTCCACCAGGTCCTCGGGATGCGCGTGCCGGCGCACGCGGCCGTGTCGGAGACCGTCGGACTTGCTCGCGCGCACGTAGGTACGGGCAGCGCCCAGCTCGTCAACGCGGTCCTGCGCAAGGTCGCGGCGACCCCCGCCGAGGAGTGGTGGCAGCGGCTCGCTGCTGAGGAGAGCGACGACGTCGCACGCGCCGCGCTGCTCGGGTCGCACCCCGTCTGGGTCGCTCGTGCTCTGCGCGACTCGCTCGCGGGCAACGGTCGCGAGGCGAGCGAGCTCGAGGCGCTGCTCGAGGCAGACAACGACTCGCCTCGCGTGACGCTCGTCGCCCGCCCCGGCCTGCTCGACGTCGCGCAGCTGCGCGAGGAAGCGCTCGAGGCGCTCGGCGGGGACGACGGCGCACTGGTCGCCGGCCGGTTCGCGTCGACGGCGGCTGTGCTGCCCGGGTCCGACCCGTCGAGCATCCCGGCGGTCCGCGCAGGCGCTGCGGGCGTGCAGGACGAGGGGTCACAGCTCGTGACGCTCGCGTTCGCCTCCGTGCCGGTCGAGGGCCCGGACGAGCGTTGGCTCGACATGTGCGCCGGGCCGGGCGGCAAGGCGGCGCTGCTCGCGGCGCTCGCGGGGGAGCAGGGTGCGCGGCTCGTCGCGAACGAGGTGGCTCCGCACCGTGCACGGCTCGTCGAGGGCGCGCTCGCCGCGGTCCCTGCGGATGCGGTCGAGGACGTCGTCGTGGGCGACGGCCGCCGGTTCGGTGAGGAGCAGCCCGGGGCGTTCGACCGCGTGCTGCTCGACGCGCCGTGCACGGGCCTCGGCGCGCTGCGCCGCCGCCCCGAGTCGCGGTGGCGCCGCGAGCCGTCGGACGTTCCTGCGCTCGCCGCGCTGCAGCGCGAGCTGTTGCGGTCGGCGCTCGGCACGGTCCGCGTCGGGGGCGTCGTCGGCTACGTGACGTGCTCGCCGCACCTCGCAGAGACGCGCGTCGTCGTCGACGACGTCCTGCGGGAGCGCGACGACGTCGAGCGCGTCGACGCGGCGGCGGCCGTGCGCGAGGTGAGCGTCTCGCCGATCGACGTCGGCGACCGGAGCGACGTGCAGCTGTGGCCGCACGTGCACGGGACCGACGCGATGCACCTGACTCTCCTGCGGCGTACACGCTGA
- the rpe gene encoding ribulose-phosphate 3-epimerase encodes MGIAINPSILSADFTNLERDLQAIATADAAHVDVMDNHFVPNLTIGLPVVERIVQVSPVPVDVHLMIEDPDRWAPGFAEAGAASVTFHAEAATAPVRLARELRRLGARAALALRPATPVEPYLDLLPEFDMVLVMTVEPGFGGQSFIEGTLPKIRRVREAIRSSELSLQLQIDGGVSRSTIERAAEAGADVFVAGSAVYGADDIPGEIETLRRMASAHQH; translated from the coding sequence ATGGGCATCGCGATCAACCCGAGCATCCTCTCCGCCGACTTCACGAACCTCGAGCGTGACCTCCAGGCGATCGCGACGGCCGACGCCGCGCACGTCGACGTCATGGACAACCACTTCGTGCCGAACCTGACGATCGGCCTGCCCGTCGTCGAGCGCATCGTGCAGGTCAGCCCCGTGCCGGTCGACGTGCACCTCATGATCGAGGACCCCGACCGCTGGGCCCCCGGCTTCGCGGAGGCTGGCGCCGCGTCGGTCACGTTCCACGCGGAGGCCGCCACCGCGCCCGTCCGGCTCGCGCGCGAGCTGCGACGGCTCGGTGCGCGCGCGGCTCTCGCGCTGCGGCCCGCCACGCCCGTCGAGCCGTACCTCGACCTCCTCCCGGAGTTCGACATGGTGCTCGTCATGACGGTCGAGCCCGGTTTCGGCGGCCAGTCGTTCATCGAGGGCACGCTCCCGAAGATCCGCCGTGTGCGCGAGGCGATCCGTTCGTCCGAGCTGTCGCTGCAGCTCCAGATCGACGGCGGCGTGTCCCGGAGCACGATCGAGCGGGCCGCCGAGGCGGGCGCGGACGTGTTCGTCGCCGGTTCCGCGGTGTACGGCGCCGACGACATCCCCGGCGAGATCGAGACCCTCCGGCGCATGGCGTCGGCGCACCAGCACTGA